A portion of the Vibrio coralliirubri genome contains these proteins:
- a CDS encoding DUF2797 domain-containing protein, producing the protein MSLLAKGTLKKMSASLDGAVTYRLPVGEEFVELNPLIGKTINLTHTGNIFCCSCGKKTKKSYSQGHCFVCMKKLASCDMCIMKPETCHYDEGTCREPQWGEENCMVDHFVYLSNTSSLKVGITRHTQIPTRWIDQGATQGLPILKVKTRQISGLIEVELAKHIADKTNWRTLLKGDGGDMELVEKAKELLPLVEDKIQEIRAKFGDDAIEILSENITSLSYPVEQHPVKIVSHNFDKNPEVTGVLQGIKGQYLILDTGVINIRKFGSYEVEVSA; encoded by the coding sequence ATGTCTTTATTAGCAAAAGGAACACTCAAGAAGATGAGTGCTTCCCTTGATGGTGCGGTTACTTACCGTTTACCTGTAGGTGAAGAGTTTGTAGAGCTAAACCCTCTGATTGGTAAAACCATCAACCTTACCCATACCGGCAATATTTTTTGTTGTTCGTGTGGTAAGAAAACCAAGAAAAGCTACTCTCAAGGCCACTGCTTTGTGTGCATGAAAAAGCTAGCAAGCTGCGACATGTGCATCATGAAACCAGAGACTTGCCACTACGATGAAGGCACTTGTCGTGAGCCTCAATGGGGCGAAGAGAACTGCATGGTTGATCATTTCGTTTACCTATCGAACACATCAAGCCTAAAGGTGGGTATCACTCGTCATACTCAAATCCCTACCCGTTGGATTGACCAAGGCGCGACTCAGGGTTTGCCTATCTTGAAGGTAAAAACACGTCAGATTTCTGGCCTGATCGAAGTTGAGTTAGCAAAGCACATTGCTGACAAAACCAACTGGCGCACGCTGCTTAAAGGCGACGGCGGCGATATGGAGTTGGTAGAAAAAGCCAAAGAACTGTTGCCATTGGTTGAGGATAAAATCCAAGAGATCAGAGCAAAGTTTGGTGACGATGCAATCGAGATTCTGAGCGAAAATATCACTTCACTGAGCTACCCAGTTGAGCAACACCCAGTGAAGATTGTGTCACACAACTTTGATAAGAACCCTGAGGTGACTGGCGTACTTCAAGGCATTAAAGGCCAATACCTTATCCTAGATACTGGTGTGATTAACATCCGTAAATTTGGTTCTTACGAAGTGGAAGTATCTGCATAA
- a CDS encoding GGDEF domain-containing protein has protein sequence MKWIHKIVIFLVIATLAIVQYYRVSGNRVITAITPDKYEFIATSDQVDRGVSTSQLSYENGQYILDCELKESEYPWPYCGLSIRINRDITAGLDLSQYHTFRVNIDYHAEADSSGRLRTYLRNYNPAYSVPDNEYTHKYNGMEFSPGIDGGVIEIPIKNLQVMTWWLADNDIALEHSAPEFSNVNMVEFATASGAKLGHHRIVIRSIEFEGSYITAESLFMILLFVWVGTGTVFLLSELNRSRKRMVIAEKRHHHLKNVNRALREQNFEFSEMAHRDELTGILNRHAIRDWLKMQSQYVKQGHGKLGMLYLDIDYFKSVNDKYGHQMGDHILREFSMVVGSSISATDKLVRWGGEEFIVFCPETDLGEAQRKAEKIRLLVSQHLWVHGDPLTCSIGAAEMKQERVTETIARADEALYQAKHSGRNQVILSH, from the coding sequence GTGAAGTGGATCCATAAGATTGTTATCTTTTTAGTTATCGCAACACTTGCCATTGTGCAGTATTACCGTGTGAGCGGAAATCGTGTGATAACGGCAATTACCCCTGACAAATATGAATTTATCGCGACCAGCGATCAAGTTGATAGGGGAGTCAGTACGTCCCAGTTATCCTATGAAAATGGACAGTACATTCTCGATTGTGAACTTAAAGAATCTGAGTATCCTTGGCCTTACTGTGGGCTGTCGATTCGTATCAACCGAGACATCACCGCGGGTCTTGACCTTTCTCAGTACCACACCTTTAGAGTGAACATTGATTACCATGCGGAAGCTGACTCTAGTGGCCGTTTGAGAACCTACCTACGTAACTACAACCCTGCTTATTCGGTGCCTGATAACGAGTACACACATAAGTACAACGGGATGGAATTTTCTCCAGGAATCGATGGTGGTGTGATTGAGATTCCGATCAAAAACCTGCAAGTGATGACATGGTGGCTGGCTGATAACGACATTGCGTTAGAGCATTCGGCCCCTGAATTTTCGAATGTGAATATGGTTGAGTTTGCTACTGCGTCTGGGGCGAAACTCGGTCACCACAGAATCGTCATCCGCAGTATTGAGTTCGAAGGTTCGTATATCACCGCAGAAAGCTTGTTCATGATCCTACTGTTTGTGTGGGTGGGCACGGGCACCGTATTCTTGCTGTCGGAGTTAAACCGCTCAAGAAAACGCATGGTGATCGCAGAGAAAAGACATCATCACTTAAAGAACGTCAATCGCGCACTGAGAGAACAGAATTTTGAGTTTTCAGAGATGGCCCATCGTGATGAGTTAACCGGAATACTAAACCGCCACGCGATTCGTGATTGGTTGAAAATGCAGTCACAGTATGTGAAGCAAGGGCATGGCAAGCTGGGTATGTTGTATCTCGATATCGACTACTTCAAGAGCGTGAATGACAAGTACGGGCACCAAATGGGTGACCATATTCTACGTGAGTTCAGCATGGTGGTGGGCAGTTCGATCAGCGCTACCGACAAGTTGGTGAGATGGGGTGGTGAAGAGTTCATTGTTTTTTGCCCTGAGACTGATCTTGGCGAAGCACAAAGAAAGGCCGAGAAAATTCGACTTTTAGTCAGCCAACACCTTTGGGTTCATGGCGATCCACTGACATGCAGTATTGGTGCTGCCGAGATGAAGCAAGAGCGAGTGACAGAGACCATTGCTCGCGCTGATGAAGCTTTATATCAAGCGAAGCATTCAGGTCGAAATCAGGTGATCTTGAGTCACTAA
- a CDS encoding GlpM family protein — MISLFFKCLLGAAAVLLIALLSKSKSFYISGLVPLFPTFALIAHYIVGTEQTMVELRTTALFGLFSLVPYAAYLGAVYVFSYRYNLVSTLSLATLVWVLCASMLLLGWTRLVPSAI; from the coding sequence ATGATCTCATTGTTCTTTAAATGTCTGCTGGGTGCCGCGGCGGTTTTGTTGATTGCGCTGTTGTCGAAGAGTAAGAGCTTCTACATCTCTGGTTTAGTGCCGCTGTTTCCGACCTTTGCTCTGATTGCTCACTACATTGTCGGCACGGAACAAACCATGGTCGAGTTGCGTACTACCGCACTGTTTGGCCTGTTTTCGCTTGTGCCATACGCCGCTTATCTTGGTGCAGTGTACGTGTTCAGTTATCGCTATAACTTGGTGTCGACGCTCTCGTTAGCGACCTTAGTGTGGGTGTTGTGTGCTTCGATGTTGCTGCTAGGTTGGACGCGTTTAGTACCAAGCGCAATTTAA
- a CDS encoding SLC13 family permease — translation MTALVTTLKHWLFTRNSMILIGNFTLFAVLLNTLPFEAQVNTGLSILVFVAILWLTEAIHVSITALLVPLLAVLFGVFNTPAALANFSNPIIFLFMGGFALAAALNKQELDKAIADKVLLIAKGRMSVAVFMLFGVSAGLSMWISNTATTAMMLPLVLGIMNKVDQSEDRNTYVFVLLGIAYCASIGGIATLVGSPPNAIAAAEVGLSFTEWMALGLPISMILLPIAMIILYVMTKPKLDHKFELDHAPVEWTNSKKITLSIFLLTVTLWIFGKPINAMIGGFSKFDSLVAIGAIVLLGASRAVEWKDVEKTTDWGVLILFGGGICLSNILKATGTSVFLAHSLSGFLETAGVLLTILAVVAFVVFLTEFASNTASAALLVPVFATIAEALGMSPVILSALIAVAASCAFMLPVATPPNAIVFGSGHIKQKEMMRIGMVLNLVCILVLTLFAWIFW, via the coding sequence ATGACGGCACTTGTTACTACACTGAAACACTGGTTGTTTACCCGCAACAGCATGATATTAATTGGTAATTTCACGCTATTTGCAGTTTTGCTCAATACCCTGCCATTCGAAGCGCAAGTGAATACAGGTTTAAGTATTCTCGTGTTCGTTGCCATTCTATGGTTAACAGAAGCTATTCACGTCAGCATCACCGCTTTGCTCGTTCCCCTATTGGCTGTCTTGTTTGGTGTATTCAACACGCCCGCAGCGCTGGCTAACTTCTCAAACCCAATCATCTTCTTATTCATGGGTGGCTTCGCATTAGCAGCCGCACTGAACAAGCAAGAACTAGACAAAGCAATTGCTGACAAAGTACTGCTGATAGCAAAAGGCAGAATGTCAGTCGCTGTGTTCATGTTGTTCGGTGTGAGTGCAGGTCTATCGATGTGGATCTCAAACACGGCCACCACTGCAATGATGCTTCCTCTTGTTCTTGGCATCATGAACAAGGTTGACCAAAGTGAAGACCGCAACACCTACGTGTTCGTGCTACTGGGTATCGCTTACTGTGCTTCAATCGGTGGTATCGCAACCTTGGTTGGTAGCCCACCAAACGCAATTGCGGCGGCAGAAGTTGGCTTGAGCTTCACAGAGTGGATGGCACTTGGCCTACCTATCTCAATGATCTTACTTCCAATCGCGATGATTATTCTTTACGTGATGACTAAGCCAAAACTTGACCACAAATTCGAGCTAGACCATGCACCTGTTGAGTGGACAAACAGCAAGAAAATCACACTGTCTATCTTCCTTTTAACAGTAACGCTTTGGATATTCGGTAAACCAATCAACGCAATGATTGGCGGATTCTCTAAATTCGATAGCTTGGTAGCGATTGGCGCAATTGTATTGCTTGGCGCTTCTAGAGCGGTGGAATGGAAAGACGTTGAGAAGACAACGGACTGGGGTGTGCTTATCCTGTTCGGTGGTGGTATCTGTTTAAGTAACATTCTAAAAGCGACAGGAACCAGCGTATTCCTAGCACACTCACTAAGCGGATTTTTAGAAACAGCAGGCGTACTGCTTACGATTCTAGCCGTGGTAGCGTTCGTGGTATTCCTAACAGAATTTGCGAGTAACACAGCGAGTGCAGCATTGCTTGTCCCTGTATTTGCGACCATTGCTGAAGCGCTGGGTATGTCTCCGGTAATCTTATCTGCACTGATTGCGGTTGCAGCATCTTGTGCCTTCATGCTGCCAGTAGCGACACCACCTAACGCAATCGTGTTTGGCTCGGGTCACATCAAGCAGAAAGAGATGATGCGAATCGGTATGGTGTTGAACCTAGTTTGTATCCTAGTTCTGACTCTGTTCGCTTGGATCTTCTGGTAA